One genomic window of Cupriavidus malaysiensis includes the following:
- the phaC gene encoding class I poly(R)-hydroxyalkanoic acid synthase, with protein sequence MATGKGAAASSQEDQFRPFSIPPGPFDPAAWLAWSRQAQANGAAAAQGFPGFDGLASGPVFSGLKVAPGQLAEIQQRYLHDFGLLWRAMSEGQGEPGIPLKDRRFAGDAWHRNVPYRFAAAFYLLNARAMNELADAVEADAKTRQRIRFAVSQWVDAMSPANFLATNPEAQQKLIESGGESLRAGVRNMLEDMGRGKISQTDETAFEVGRNVAVSEGAVVYENEYFQLLQYKPLTDKVHARPLLLVPPCINKYYILDLQPEGSLVRHAVEQGHTVFLVSWRNPDASMAERTWDDYIEHGAIRAIEVTREISAQDRINVLGFCVGGTIIATALAVLAARGVRPAASLTLLTTLLDFSDTGILDVFVDEAHVKLREATIGGGAGAPCGLLRGVELANTFSFLRPNDLVWNYVVDNYLKGNTPVPFDLLFWNGDATNLPGPWYCWYLRHTYLQDELKVPGKLSVCNAPVDLGAIDVPTYIYGSREDHIVPWTAAFASTALLKNQLRFVLGASGHIAGVINPPAKKKRSYWTNDKLPATSQQWLGGAQEHPGSWWPDWMAWLGKHAGTRKAAPPGYGNQHYPAIEPAPGRYVKAKA encoded by the coding sequence ATGGCGACCGGCAAGGGTGCGGCAGCTTCCTCCCAGGAAGACCAGTTCCGACCATTTTCAATTCCGCCGGGGCCATTCGATCCAGCCGCATGGCTGGCATGGTCCCGCCAGGCGCAAGCCAACGGCGCGGCAGCGGCCCAGGGATTCCCTGGCTTCGACGGCCTGGCGTCCGGGCCCGTATTTTCCGGCCTGAAGGTGGCGCCAGGGCAGTTGGCCGAGATCCAGCAGCGCTACCTGCATGACTTCGGCCTGCTGTGGCGGGCGATGTCGGAGGGGCAGGGCGAGCCGGGCATCCCGCTCAAGGACCGCCGCTTCGCCGGCGATGCCTGGCACCGCAATGTGCCCTACCGCTTCGCCGCGGCTTTCTACCTGCTCAATGCGCGCGCCATGAACGAGCTGGCCGACGCGGTCGAAGCCGATGCCAAGACGCGCCAGCGCATCCGTTTCGCCGTATCGCAGTGGGTCGATGCGATGTCGCCGGCCAACTTCCTCGCCACCAATCCCGAGGCGCAGCAGAAGCTGATCGAGTCCGGCGGCGAATCGCTGCGCGCGGGCGTGCGCAACATGCTCGAGGACATGGGGCGCGGCAAGATTTCCCAGACCGACGAGACCGCCTTCGAGGTCGGCCGCAACGTCGCCGTCAGCGAAGGCGCGGTGGTCTACGAGAACGAGTACTTCCAGCTGCTGCAGTACAAGCCGCTCACCGACAAGGTGCATGCGCGCCCGCTGCTGCTGGTGCCGCCCTGCATCAACAAGTACTACATCCTCGACCTGCAACCCGAAGGCTCGCTGGTGCGCCACGCGGTGGAGCAGGGCCACACGGTCTTCCTGGTGTCGTGGCGCAACCCCGATGCCAGCATGGCCGAGCGCACCTGGGACGACTACATCGAGCACGGCGCCATCCGTGCCATCGAGGTGACGCGCGAGATCAGCGCGCAGGACCGCATCAACGTGCTGGGCTTCTGCGTCGGCGGCACCATCATCGCCACGGCGCTGGCCGTGCTGGCTGCGCGCGGCGTGCGCCCGGCCGCCAGCCTGACGCTGTTGACCACGCTGCTCGACTTCTCCGACACCGGCATCCTCGACGTCTTCGTCGACGAAGCCCACGTCAAGCTGCGCGAGGCCACCATCGGCGGTGGCGCCGGTGCGCCTTGCGGCTTGCTGCGCGGCGTGGAGCTGGCCAACACCTTCTCCTTCCTGCGGCCCAACGACCTGGTCTGGAACTATGTGGTCGACAACTACCTGAAGGGCAACACCCCGGTTCCTTTCGACCTGCTGTTCTGGAACGGCGACGCGACCAACCTGCCGGGCCCGTGGTACTGCTGGTACCTGCGCCATACCTATCTGCAGGACGAGCTCAAGGTGCCGGGCAAGCTGAGTGTGTGCAATGCGCCGGTGGATCTCGGTGCCATCGACGTGCCGACCTACATCTACGGTTCGCGCGAGGACCATATCGTGCCCTGGACCGCCGCCTTCGCGTCCACGGCGCTGCTGAAGAACCAGCTGCGCTTCGTGCTGGGAGCCTCCGGCCACATCGCCGGCGTGATCAATCCCCCGGCGAAGAAGAAGCGCAGCTACTGGACCAACGACAAGCTGCCCGCGACCTCGCAGCAATGGCTGGGCGGGGCGCAGGAACATCCCGGCAGCTGGTGGCCCGACTGGATGGCATGGCTGGGCAAGCATGCCGGTACCAGGAAGGCCGCGCCCCCGGGCTACGGCAACCAGCACTATCCGGCCATCGAGCCGGCGCCGGGCCGCTACGTCAAGGCCAAGGCATGA